The genomic window CACCGAGTTTGTGTTGAAGGGTGATGAAGACATCCGCCGCATTGGCACCGCGGGCAGCCTGCTGGTGGCGGATTCACATGGCATCCAGTTCTTGATCAAGGACCAGCTGGCGCTGGATGCGCGGAGCAAGAAAATTCTGGATCGGTTTTTGTAGATTGCCGTTGCATCTGGCAGCAGAGCTTGGGGCAGTGGTCCCCGCCTCATGGTGTCAAAGGCCCACAAATCGGCGGGGACCACTGCCCCAAACTCTGCGGGTGCGATGGGTGAGGCGCGGACACCAAAGGCAGGGATTTGGTCTGAGGGGGTGTGTAGTCCCCCATTTAAGCCACAGTGCCAAGCCGAATCGTCTCAAGCGAAATCGTGCTCTAGCCCCTGTGAAATATAAGCCTATAGCTATAAAAATAATAGCTATTGAGACTCCGCAAGCGTCAACATCCATTGCCTGGCAATGTCTACATGCACCAAACACCAGCCGCCAAGCTCGCGGCTTAAATCGGTGCCACCACGTCCTGCCACACCGCCGTGCGGTTGCTCCCGCCGTGTTTGGCCGTGTACAGGGCCTTCGGCGTCGACCTTGTAGGCCCGCTTGTCGTCGCCGTAGTCGACACCATAAGCCAGAGCCAGCGCAATGGTCGGAACAGCGAGTATGAGCAGCACCAGCAGGGAAGTGGCGCAAAAGGCGAGTCAGGTCTTCATGGCCCGGTTCAAGACCTGCAGCACGCGGTGGGTCAGCAAGCCGATGGTCGCCGCCAGCAGGAAGCCGATCGGTGCAAACATGCGGCCGAGCAGCTCGGGCATATCTGGATGCGGTGCGCCGGTGAAGGCGATGACCACGCTGTTGCCACCGGCAGTCGACCACATGCCCACGGAGTCTTGCCCCAGCAGCTTGACCAGTGCCAGGCCCAGGCAAAACAGGGCCAGGCCGTAGCCAAAACCCGCCATCGACCAGTACAGGCCGCGCGTCACGCCCCGCTTGACGGTCTGGATCGCGCGGAAGCCCGTGGGCGGCGGCGTGCCGGCCAGCACATGGGCCACGTAGCGCGATGCCAGTTCACGCGGCGGGCCGAAGCCGGCCAGGATAGCCTCCAGCCCGACCGTCTTGCCCAGCCGCTCTTGCTGTTCGAGCACGTCGAGCACATGGCTCTCGATTTCGCGGATCACCTCGGCGGCGTCGGCCGGGTCCAGTGGCGCGAGATAGCGAGCCAGGTCGCGGCTGTAGTCTTGAATCTTCTGTTGCGTGTCCATTTCAGTGTCCTTCTTGTGTGCTCTCGCCGCGTTGCGTCGTGCGGCTGATCAATTGCCCGATGTCTTCGGCCGTCTGCAGCCAGCAGGCGCTCAGACTGGCCAGCCGTTGCAGGCCCTTGCTGCTGAGCTGGTAGTACTTGCGCGGCCGGGTGTCACCCGCTTGCACCCATTGGGCGTCCAGCAGGCCATCCCGCTTGAGGCGGTCCAGCAGCGGATACAGCGTGCCTTCGCTGATGGCTGTGGTCGGGAACTCCTGCAACTGGCGCAGCAGGTCCAGCCCATACAGCGCGCCGCCCTTCAGCGCCGCCAGCACCACCAGCTCCAGCGTGCCCTTGCGCATCTGGACCTGCCAGCGTTCCTGTGACTCGTTCTCTTCGTCATCCATGACTATGCAATACCTTAATACTATGTAATGCATAGTATATTGCATCAAAGAGCCTTGTCAAGCGGCGGTGGTCAGGATTTGCCAGAGCCGTCCATCGACTGGAAGACGTCCCAGCCAGCTGAAGCTCATGGGGCGGAGGGCAAGTAGCGGCAACGCACGCGGCGGACTGGAGTGCTATTGGATGTCCGCTGGGGCCGCCGACAGATGGCCCATGCGTGGGCTCACGAGGTGGTGAGCCCGTACGGTCTCAGCTCTCAGCGTCCACATCCATTGCCTGGCAAGGTCTGCATGCGCCAAACACCAGCCGCCAAACCCGCGGATTAAAAC from Rhodoferax sp. AJA081-3 includes these protein-coding regions:
- a CDS encoding PadR family transcriptional regulator, which translates into the protein MDDEENESQERWQVQMRKGTLELVVLAALKGGALYGLDLLRQLQEFPTTAISEGTLYPLLDRLKRDGLLDAQWVQAGDTRPRKYYQLSSKGLQRLASLSACWLQTAEDIGQLISRTTQRGESTQEGH